Genomic segment of Mercurialis annua linkage group LG6, ddMerAnnu1.2, whole genome shotgun sequence:
aaatatccacctattgacagatataacggtaaatccgacccgatgactcatttaagttgTTTCTAGGTTGCCATGGGAGTACAAAGTGTTTCGGATGCCACGGCGTGCAAAGTGTTCCCTTCAAGATTGAGTGATGCCGCGCAGAAATGGTCCCGGAACCTCAAGGATGGCTCTATTAACAGTTTCAGGGAGCTCGCTATGGCCTTTAAAACTCATTTTGCTCCGAGCATCAaacgaaagaaaagatccagtgatttgaagaaatgctttcaAAAACAAGGAGAAAGTTTGAAAGCTTATATTGAtcggttcaatgccgaggctatcatgatagaagatttgaacgatGATACTGCCATCGACGCTATGAAAGACAACACCACCATGCAAGTCTTCCGAGATAGCTtgatcaccaacccggttgacacttacaccgagttgatggacaGAGCTTGGAACTATATCAACCTCGATGAGGAGAGACAAAGGAAAGCTTATGGGATGGCTAGCTCGGTTCCCAATAAACCGCAGAGCACTCCGGGATCTAGCCGTGGTcaagatcggtaccgacctCTGAACGAGACTTCAGGATACAGGGGAAGTAAGTCATTTAACGCTCAACCCAGTCCGCCTAGCACGGGGCCTGGTACAAACCCGAGTTTCAGCATTGGGGGAGGTACGGAAGGATACGTGGACCGAGCAGGGGTACCCAGACGATATGTACCGCTTAGTACTCCGATTGAGCATATTTTATCTTGGATCAAGCACAATAATGAGGAGATTCGTTATCCCCCCGAGGCTTGTGAAAGACGGAGATCGGTCCAAGTTCTGTGAATTCCATGATGGCTATGGCCATGAAACAGAAGAATGTGGGCGCTTGCGAAGTGAGATAGACAAGCTAGTTTGCCAGGGACGGTTACAACACTTCGTGGTTGCCAAGGAGGGTCAAGACCGAGGAAATAcgagggtcaactcggtcaAGTCGGAGCCAGGGGGAAGCAGAGAAGCCCAACccccatcaaagaaaacacaagtcacAGGGGTGATTAACACAATCTCAGGAGGAACCTTGGAATCTGAATATAGCCGAAAACGCCGAAAGAAAAATTAAGCAAAGGGTGGTCATGTCAATGTCTACAGGATCGCCATGGCCTAGCATCGTTTTCGGGCCAGAGGACGCGAAAGGAGTGGAATTTCCCACGAAGACGCTTTGATCGTATCAGCTATTGTCATATCGAAATGGGTAAAACGACTGCTGGTAGATGATGGTAGCTCAGTTAACTTATTAACTTTGTCAGTATTCTTGACGCTGGGAGGATCCAAAACTGATCTTAAACCAGTGAACATCCCTCTCCTGGGACTGAGTGGAGCTCCAGTCTGCCCAGTAGGCATGGTCGAGCTGGACTTGGAACTCGGAGTCGAAATACCTCAGGAGGACAGAACAGAGGGTatcctggcggaaccaacacggaaggtacgttcactttttatgatagttgacatgcctTTAGCGTACAATGGTATtcttggtagacctatgttgtatagcacaggtgcagtgactagtattcgttacttaatgatgaaaatcccagtaGAAAACGAGGTCATAACTATTAGGGGAAATCAAACCCTATCTCGGCAATGTTACATGGCAACGatgggcagcacggtggaaacgatgaacatcgatacaccGGAGCTGCTCCTCAGAGAGAAAAAGGCTCAGAAACCCCGGGAAAACTTAGAAAAAATTGAACTAACAGAGGGCTCCGAGATATGTGTGAAGCTGAGAGTAGATTGGCCAACTGATCACCGAGaagctatcatagctcggataaaacagtaCGTGTAAGAGTTTACCAACAAGCCAGAGGAtatcgggggggggggggggtagaCCCGAGGATAATCTCGCACAAGTTAAACGTGGATGTTAAGTGCaagcctgtcaagcaaaagaaaagaactttctctTTAGAGAAACAGATTGCTATCCGAGATGAAGTGGAGAAGCTTTTGAAAGCCGGGTTCATCAGGAAAGTGGATTACCCGGAGTGGCTGGCCAATGTGGTTTTAATCAAGAAATCTAATGGcagatggaggctttgtatagatttcactgatctaaacaatgcctgcccGAAAGACAGTTTCCCTCTGCCAAACATCGACCAACTGGTAGATGCAACGTGTGGTTTCGTAGTCTATGCATTCTTAGATGCTTCTCAGGGATACCACCAAATCCTGATGAACAAGGATGATGAGGAAAAGACAGCGTTCACCACAGATCTGGGGACAtattgctacaagaagatgccttttggtttgaaaaatgccggggcaacctatcaaagactcatgaatcacGTTTTCAAAGATCAACTGGGCAAGAACGTCGAGGTTTATGTAGATGACATAGTCGTGAAATCCAGAGGGATCGAGGATCACGCAGGGGAGAAACCTTTGAAAAGCTGAAGAGGTTCAACCTTAAGCTGAACCCGGAGAAGTGTGTTTTCGCAGTACGGTCTGGGAAGTTTCTTGGGCACCTCATCTCAGAGAAAGGTATCGAGGCAAACCCGAAAAAAATCGAGGCAGTAATGAACATGAAAGCCCCTAAGTCGGTAAAAGAAGTACAAAATTTGAATGGAAGAGTCACGGCACTGGGAAGGTTCATGAGTTGTTCGGCCAAGcgatgtttgccatttttcaaaatcctgaaAAATCCAAAGAATTTCAAGTGGTAAGAGGAGTGCAACGCAGCTTTCGAAGAGCTGAAGGTTTACCTCAGCACACCCCCGGTGCTAGGTAGACCCGAGCTAGGAGAAATCTTGTACTTATATCTCTCGGTGAATGATGAGACGGCAGCGGAAGTCCTGGTCAAGGAAGATAAAGGTCTGCAAACCCCAGTTTACTATCTCAGCAGAGTCCtgaaaggcccggaggtcagatacccaaagattgaaaaatttgtTTTGGCACTGAAAGTGGCAGCAGAAAAGCTAAGGAGATATTTTGAAGCTCACATCATAGTAGTACGGACAAACCAACCTCTGAGGAAGGCGTTGCAAAGGCCAGAAATGTGAGGACTTGTCAGCTGGTCGGTCCAGTTAGGAGGATACGACATCCGGTATGAACCGATACCTGCTCTGAAAGCACAGGTATTGGCTGATTTTATAGCCGAGACCACGGCCAGTGATCAACCTGAGGAAGCTGATGAACAACTTCTAAATTGGGTCCTAGAAGTCGATGGAGCATCGAATCTGGAAGGATTTGGAGTAGGCATGGTCCTAAGAGGGCCTCACGGAGTTACACTCCGGAGCTCGGTAAAATTCGATTTCCCGGCGTCCAACAACGCCGCGGAATATGAGGCTCTGCTGATTGGATTGAGAATGGTAATGTGGTCAAATCCGAGCATGTAACGATAAGGAGCGATTCTCAATTGGTCGTTTGTCAAATTCtgggtacttttgaagctcgggatCCAGAGATGCGAAGATACGTTgacagagtcaagttcttcttAAACAAGATTCAGGAGCTCGGGGGGAAATGGGTGATAGAGCAAGTTCCCCGCTTGGAAAACCAAGAAGCCGATGTACTGGCCAAGGCAGCAACAGTGGATGAAAAGATACCCGGGGTCTATTTCTCGGTTCAAAAGCATTCCAGCATCGACAACCATGAAACCATCTTTCTGACCTAGCCTTTGGAGAATTGGATGCAAGGCATAGCCCATTATCTGATGGACGGAACTCTGCCAGAAGACAGAGATAAAGCATACAAAATCCTGCGACAAGCCCCTTACTACGCTTTTCTCGACGGAGTCTTGTACAGGAAGTCATTCACCCATCCTTGGTCAAGATGCCTAACGACAGAAGAGGGCGAGTATGTTTTGAGAGAACTACACGAAGGTATTTGTGGGGCACACATAGCTCCTCGCATGGTAGCAAAGAAAGCAGTTCTGCAGGGGTATTACTGGCCCCTGATGGTCATGCAGGCTGAAGAGATAGTAAAGAAGTGTGAGAACTGTCAGAGGCACCAGAATATCCGACATGCTTCAACTATAGAGCAGTGTCCTATCACCAGTTCTTGGCCTTTTGCAACATGGGGGATTGACATTCTAGGACCATTCACAGcaaccacggggcagaaaaagttcttgatagtggcagtagatcacTTTACAAAGTGGATCGAGGTAGAAGCAGTAAGCACTATCACAGAAGCTCGAATCCGGGATTTCTTCTGGAGGCAAATTGTGTGCCGATTTGGGATACCCAGAGCATTGATAACCGACAATGGGAAGCAGTTCAATTGCCGAGCCTTTAAAGAATTTTGCAACGATTTGCACATCGACCTGCGCTTTACTTCAGTAGTTCATCCGCAGAGTAATGGGATAACCGAGGTGACCAACCGGACAATTCTGAAAGGGCTTAAGGCCAGGCTGGGGCAGTATGATAAACAATGGCTGGAAGAGCTACCTAAGGTTATCTGGGCTTACCGCACTACTCCATATGTTTTCTCTGACATATGGGTGTGAAGCAATGATACCAGTGGAAATCGAGATGCCGACCTTGAGAGTCCAGTTCTTTGATGAGGCCAAGAATGAGGAAGAGCAGAAGCTATGGTTAGACCTGTTAGAAGAACGGCGAGAACAGGCAGCACTgagaatcgaagcatacaagaaaagaatggctaagtatcataacaagagagttaaacccCTGAGTTTCCAAGTTGGTGATCTGGTCCTGAGACGGGCAGATATTGCCAAGGGAAATGATGGGGTGGGAAAGCTTGAACCTAACTGGGAAGGCCCATATCGGATCACTGAGGTCGGTCG
This window contains:
- the LOC130015692 gene encoding uncharacterized protein LOC130015692, with amino-acid sequence MKIPVENEVITIRGNQTLSRQCYMATMGSTVETMNIDTPELLLREKKAQKPRENLEKIELTEGSEICVKLRVDWPTDHREAIIARIKQYVTFSLEKQIAIRDEVEKLLKAGFIRKVDYPEWLANVVLIKKSNGRWRLCIDFTDLNNACPKDSFPLPNIDQLVDATCGFVVYAFLDASQGYHQILMNKDDEEKTAFTTDLGTYCYKKMPFVRSGKFLGHLISEKGIEANPKKIEAVMNMKAPKSVKEVQNLNGRVTALGSTPPVLGRPELGEILYLYLSVNDETAAEVLVKEDKGLQTPVYYLSRVLKGPEVRYPKIEKFVLALKVAAEKLRRYFEAHIIVVLADFIAETTASDQPEEADEQLLNWVLEVDGASNLEGFGVGMVLRGPHGVTLRSSVKFDFPASNNAAEYEALLIGLRMELGGKWVIEQVPRLENQEADVLAKAATVDEKIPGPLENWMQGIAHYLMDGTLPEDRDKAYKILRQAPYYAFLDGVLYRKSFTHPWSRCLTTEEGEYVLRELHEGICGAHIAPRMVAKKAVLQGYYWPLMVMQAEEIVKKCENCQRHQNIRHASTIEQCPITSSWPFATWGIDILGPFTATTGQKKFLIVAVDHFTKWIEVEAVSTITEARIRDFFWRQIVCRFGIPRALITDNGKQFNCRAFKEFCNDLHIDLRFTSVVHPQSNGITEVTNRTILKGLKARLGQYDKQWLEELPKVIWAYRTTPYVFSDIWV